In the Lentimicrobium sp. L6 genome, one interval contains:
- a CDS encoding dipeptidase, with product MDKFFTLFLIGLVISASCQTIEQQAAEIHDKVFTIDSHTDTPLKFFNSDFNIGVEHDGRKGQGKIDIPRMEKGGLDAVFFAVFIGQGERDSLGHAQAFEKAEQIFEATHSEVKKNKKKAKIAITPEDGYQLEKKGKRAIYLGIENGYPIGNNLDNINHFYDLGARYITIVHSHNNDISDSSTDKEGPEYNGLSAFGEGVVERMNELGIMIDVSHASDSAFYDVLELSSKPVIASHSCARALCDNPRNLSDDMLKAIAENGGVIQMCILSDYVKKLEQSPERIEGKKAFRKKHSNWSNYTEEERKAGLRDWYQLDVDFPPNLATVSDAVDHIDHIVEVAGIDHVGIGTDFDGGGGLQDCYDASELGNITLELVKRGYSEEDIRKIWGGNFMRVFREVAAK from the coding sequence ATGGACAAATTCTTCACCCTGTTTTTAATCGGACTTGTCATATCGGCATCCTGTCAAACCATTGAACAACAAGCAGCCGAAATTCACGATAAGGTATTTACCATTGACTCACATACGGATACTCCGCTCAAGTTTTTTAATTCCGATTTTAATATTGGAGTGGAACATGATGGGAGAAAAGGGCAAGGGAAAATAGATATTCCTCGTATGGAAAAAGGTGGATTAGATGCCGTGTTTTTTGCGGTATTTATTGGCCAAGGCGAAAGAGATAGTTTAGGTCATGCGCAAGCTTTTGAGAAAGCAGAACAAATTTTTGAAGCCACTCATAGCGAAGTAAAAAAGAATAAAAAGAAAGCAAAAATTGCCATCACTCCCGAGGATGGATATCAATTAGAAAAAAAGGGAAAACGAGCCATTTATCTAGGTATAGAAAATGGCTATCCCATTGGTAATAATCTGGATAATATCAATCATTTCTACGACTTAGGAGCCAGATATATCACCATCGTTCACTCTCATAATAATGATATTTCCGATTCTTCTACGGATAAAGAGGGTCCTGAATATAATGGTTTGTCGGCCTTCGGCGAGGGGGTCGTTGAGCGAATGAATGAGCTAGGAATTATGATTGATGTTTCCCATGCTTCTGATTCCGCTTTTTACGATGTTTTAGAATTGAGTTCTAAACCTGTGATTGCTTCTCATTCTTGTGCCCGCGCTTTATGTGATAATCCTCGCAATTTAAGCGATGACATGCTCAAAGCCATAGCGGAAAATGGCGGAGTCATTCAAATGTGTATTTTGAGTGATTATGTGAAGAAACTGGAACAAAGCCCGGAAAGAATAGAAGGCAAAAAAGCCTTCCGTAAAAAACATTCTAATTGGTCTAATTATACCGAAGAAGAACGCAAAGCGGGTTTACGAGATTGGTATCAATTAGATGTAGACTTCCCTCCAAACCTAGCTACTGTTTCCGATGCAGTAGACCATATTGACCATATAGTAGAAGTAGCAGGAATTGACCATGTTGGCATAGGAACTGATTTTGATGGAGGTGGAGGTTTGCAAGATTGTTACGATGCTTCTGAACTGGGGAATATCACTTTAGAATTGGTAAAACGCGGCTATTCAGAAGAGGATATTCGTAAAATATGGGGTGGTAATTTTATGCGTGTGTTTAGAGAGGTTGCTGCAAAATAA